One stretch of Halobaculum marinum DNA includes these proteins:
- a CDS encoding Rieske 2Fe-2S domain-containing protein, whose translation MSADDDKYPGESGRRRFVKGVVGGAALAGVGATGSAAINSVTTSPGRGGGATEAMAIENTAGPAPRGMPQIPVEIQGDGTIKGVWPEVSTQEVGGRTVNVAEMELGGKTYSSEWFQYCGVETYEGIQPQYESDNVFYVGGSPGFAWQEELSDGDALNISMFDDYESWGNGVGVSGLGKPGTANWRSQDTEDTIPVNVLRSPVIEELAANGEAQAPDQSEPYTVTDDVQTWLQASTSQGVMAWLNKCTHFCCVPAFKAEGGVKFNAANEVYCPCHQSVYEPFSIVSTLFTARPRPDDA comes from the coding sequence ATGAGCGCAGACGACGACAAGTACCCCGGCGAGTCCGGCCGTCGCCGGTTCGTCAAGGGCGTCGTGGGCGGGGCGGCCCTTGCGGGCGTGGGGGCCACCGGCTCGGCCGCCATCAACAGCGTCACCACCTCGCCCGGTCGGGGTGGCGGTGCGACGGAGGCCATGGCCATCGAGAACACCGCCGGCCCGGCGCCGCGCGGGATGCCGCAGATCCCCGTCGAGATCCAGGGTGACGGGACGATCAAGGGCGTCTGGCCCGAAGTGTCGACCCAGGAGGTCGGGGGACGCACCGTCAACGTCGCCGAGATGGAACTCGGCGGCAAGACGTACTCCTCGGAGTGGTTCCAGTACTGCGGCGTCGAGACGTACGAGGGCATCCAGCCGCAGTACGAGTCCGACAACGTGTTCTACGTCGGCGGGTCGCCCGGCTTCGCGTGGCAGGAGGAACTGAGCGACGGCGACGCGCTCAACATCTCCATGTTCGACGACTACGAGTCGTGGGGCAACGGCGTCGGCGTCTCCGGCCTCGGCAAGCCCGGCACCGCCAACTGGCGCTCGCAGGACACCGAGGACACCATCCCGGTGAACGTGCTCCGCTCGCCGGTCATCGAGGAACTGGCGGCCAACGGCGAGGCGCAGGCCCCCGACCAGTCCGAGCCGTACACGGTCACCGACGACGTGCAGACGTGGCTGCAGGCGTCCACCTCTCAGGGCGTGATGGCGTGGCTCAACAAGTGTACGCACTTCTGTTGTGTCCCCGCGTTCAAGGCCGAGGGTGGCGTGAAGTTCAACGCCGCCAACGAGGTGTACTGCCCGTGCCACCAGTCGGTGTACGAGCCGTTCAGCATCGTCTCGACGCTGTTCACCGCGCGGCCGCGCCCCGACGACGCGTAA